CTCGGCCTGCTGGTGAACTGGCTGTCCTCGCTGCTCGCGCTGGCCGCCAACGCCTTCTACGTCTTCGGCTACACGATGGTGCTGAAGCGCCGGACCGTGCAGAACATCGTCTGGGGCGGCATCGCCGGCTGCTTCCCGACCCTGATCGGCTGGACCTCGGTCACCAACGCGCTGGCCTGGACCCCGCTGGTGCTGTTCGGTGTCGTCTTCTTCTGGACGCCACCGCACACCTGGGCACTGGCGATGCGGTACCGCGAGGACTACGCCTCGGTGGACGTCCCGATGCTCCCGGTGGTCGCGACCCCGGTCGCCACGGCCCGCCAGATCCTCGCGTACAGCATCGTCATGGTGCTCACCTCGATCGCCCTCTGGCCGATCGGCGGCACCGGCTTCGTCTACCCACTCGCGGCCGTCGTCCTCGGCGTCGTCTTCCTCCGCGAAGCCTTCGCCCTCCTGGCTCGAGCCAACACCGGCGCCGAAGGCGCAGCACTCCGCCCGATGCGCCTCTTCCACTTCTCCAACATCTACCTGGCCCTGCTCTTCATCGCAGCAGCCATCGACCCGCTCCTCCGCTAGCACACCCCCACGCCGGCTCCTCCGTCGCCGCTCAGCGCATCAGCACTCCGCCTCGATCGAGGCACACCCGACGTGCGCGGCCAACTGGTTCCGCTCCTGCGTCGCGACCTGCTCCCAGCTCCTTCGTCGCTGCTCACAACTACGAACCAGGTCGCATGGGTTCGCCGACTGGCGGGGTGAGCCAATCGGCCCGGCTCGGTCTCGTGGGTACCCAGCCTGTCCGGGCGCCTGAGTCAACTGCCCGGCGTGCTCGGTGGGTGAGTCCGCCTGCCCGGTGCGCTTCGGCGGGTGAACCGATCCGTCCGGCCCGCTTGGCGCCTGAGGCAGCCGCGCGGCGTGCTCGATGGGTGAGCCAACCCGTCGGCGGGCCCGCCGCTGCGGCGGGACCTTGATGGACCAACTGCTGCCGCCGCCTACAAGCCGTGCAGCAGCCGAAGCAGCCCGCCGTCAGCAGCCACCCCTGGCGTTCGCAGCTCGGTTCTATTCCTCCAGCCCCAACGCCGCCTACGTAGCTAGTTGCTGGCAGCATCGACCGCAATCGCCTGAAAAAGCACAGGTTGTGCCTGGCGGAGCACAGATAGTTGCCTCAGCGCCCCGTTTCTGCCAGTGAACAGCTGGTGGCTGGGAGTCGTCCCGTTGACCTTGTCCGGTCCGAGTGTTGCCATGGGGGAGTCCGTGGAGTGGCTCCAGCTGGGGCGGACGGCGGATCAGGGGGATGCAGTGGGGGTCAGAAAAGCACGCATAGCAGCGGTATCGGTGGTGGCGTTGCTCGGTACGACGTTGTCGGTCGCGCCGGCCGATGCGGGTGCGAGTCACAGCAGTCTTCAGCCCGTGGTGACCGGGCTGGACGGGCCTCGCGGGGTCGCTGTGAGCGCCGATGGGCGGAAGGTCGTCTACAGCGTCACCGACGGGTCCGTCTACGAGGCTTGGGCGTTCGGGCTGAACAAGCACATCCGGAAGCTCGGCCAGGTCCCGGGCGGCTTCCCGCCGGCGATCGACACTAACGTGTGGGGTGTGACGTACGCCCTCACCGGTGGCGGCGGACCCGAGGGGGACTCTCCGCCTGGTGGAGCGACGCTCTACAAGCTGCGTCCGGGGAGGTCTGCCCAGGTGGTCGCCGACATCGCGGCGTACCAGGCGCACGACCCGGATCCGTACGACCAGGAGAACGCTCCGACGGAGTCCAACCCGTTCGGTGTGGCGGCGCTACGTGACCGCACCGTCCTGGTGTCCGACGCGGCCGGCAACGACCTGCTCAGGGTGTGGCCGAACGGCTCCATCAAGACCGTCGCCAGGATCAAGCCCCGCATGGTGAAGGTGCCGTCGGGTCTGCCGGCCAAGGACCCCGAGGGCAACCCGTTGCCGCCGGCCGGTACGCCGATCCTCGCCGAAGGTGTGGCGACCTCGGTCACCGTCGGCACGGACGGCTACTACTACCTCGGTGAGTTGCGAGGATTCCCGGCCACGCCTGGAACGTCGGAGATCTGGCGGATCAAGCCGGGATCGGTCGGTGCCGTGTGCGACCCGGCCCACCCGTACCGGGGCAACTGCCAGCGGTACGCCGACGGCTACACCTCGATCGTCGATCTCGGTGCCGGTCCTGGCAACAAGATCTACGTGGTCGAGCTGGCCAAGAAGAGCTGGCTGCAGTTCGAACTCAACGGCGCAACCGCCGGAGCCCTGTTCGTGCAGTACCGCGGCGGTCACCAGCGCGGCGGCTACCGGCACGAGCTGGCGAAGGGGCAGCTCAACCTGCCGGGCGGCGTCGGCGTCAGCAGGAGCGGTGTCGTGTACGTCGCATCGCCCGTCTTCGGCCCAGGCTCAGTCGCAAGAGTCAGGTACTAGAAGGGACAACCCGGAGCGTCCGACCCACTGGATCGGGCGCTCCGGGTGCTCTAGGTAGCCGGCGTACCGCGTTCGCCGTACACGGCTGTGACCAGAGCGATCAGTACGCCGGCGAAGAACATGTGGATGAGCACGAGCCCCCACGGCAAACCGGTGAAGTACTGCGTGAAGCCGACCGCGCCCTGCAGCAACTCCATCGCCAGCAACCAGGCGGCGAGCTTGCGCAGCGCTCGGGACGTCGCGGTCACCCGCGTCGCGATCACCAGACCGATCGTCACGCCCAGCAGGCCGAACACGACGTCCGCGTGCAGCTGACTGATCACCGTCTCGTCGAAACCGTTCCGTCCGGTGTCCGGATCACCTGAGTGCGGGCCGGCGCCGGTGACAAGGGTGCCGAGGGCAACGGCCAGCCAGACCGCAACCACACAAGCGGTTGCGAGCGCGCGAACCACCGGGGGAGTGTGCGGATACGGACTCGTGCGGGAGCGGCGCATCATCGACACGGTCAGCGTGATGATGATCGGCGAGACCAGGAAGTGCGCGGACACGATCCACGGGTTCAGCCCGGTCAGCACGCTGATGCCACCGATGACCGCCTGCAACGGGATCCCCAGCGCGGCGGCGGTCGCCAGCCGACGCAGGTCCGTACGCCGTGGCCGGTACCGCATGACCACGAGCCAGGTCAGGATCGCGATCACCCCCACCACGAACCCGAGCATCCGGTTGCCGAACTCGATCGCGCCGTGGATCCCGAGCGCGCTGTGCGGCACGTACGACGCGTCGGTGCACGACGGCCAGGTCGGGCACCCCAGCCCGGACCCCGTCAGCCGCACCAGCCCACCGGTCACCACGATGCCGATGTTGGCCACCACGGACGCCCAGCCCCACCGCCGAACGACATCCAGACTCGGCTCCGGCACGAACCGCCAGAACCCAGTCACACCCTCGTCCTCACGCACCGCGGTCTCCGTGCTCACCGGCACACTCTAGAGACAGCCTTGTCGGCACCCAAAAAAACAGCCTTGTCGGCACCCGAAAACACAGCCTTGTCGGCACCCGAAAGCACAACCTCGCTCAGTCCCATCGGAAGGTCTTGGATACGAGGTAGGCGAGGAGTGCTGCCCAGAGGGTGAGGGAGAGGGCGGCGGCCCATGGGATCACGCCTTCGATGGTGGAGTTGGCGAGGCCGTTGGCGAGCGCTGCGCTGGGCAGGAGGCGTACCACGGACCGCATGCCGGCCGGGTATTCGTCGACGGGTGTCATCAGGCCACCGCCGACCAGGAGCAGGAGGTAGAGCAGGTTCGCCGCGGCGAGGGTGGCTTCGGCTCGGAGGATGCCGGACATGAGCAGGCCGAGCGACGCGAAGGCAGCTGTGCCGCAGACGACCATCAGGACGACGCCGATGACCGCCGATGCGCCGCCGACGGGCTTCCAGCCGAGGGCGAAGCCGGTGCCGGCCAGTACGGCGAGCTGGATCACCTGGATCACCAGGACCGAGCCGATCTTGCCCGCGAGCAGGCCGGTCCGGGACAGGGGAGAGGCGCCGAGACGCTTGATCACGCCGTACCGGCGTTCGAACCCTGTCGCGATCGCCAGTGAGGTGAAAGAAGACGACAGCACGGCCAGCGCGAGCACACGCGGTACTGCGAGGTCTACGGCTCGTCCGTCGCCGAGCGGCAGCCGATCGCCCAGGCCCGTGCCACCGAGGAGTAACAGCAGCCCCAGCGGGATCACCAGAGCCAGCAACAGTTGCTCACCGTTCCGGATCAGCAGCCGGAACTCCATCCGAGCGTGCGACAGCACCTTGCGTGTCCACGGCGCAGAACCCGGCTGCGGAGCGTACGTCGTACTCATCGAATCTCCTTGCCCGACTCAGCGGACTTGGCCGGCTTCGCCGTGAGCGCCAGGTAGACGTCCTCGAGCGACTTCGCGCCGTGCTCGGTCAGTACGTCGGGAGTCCCCGAGGCGATCACCTTGCCCGCGGAGACGACGTGCACCTGATCGGACAGCTGCTCGGCCTCGTCCATCGCGTGTGTGGTGAGTACGACGGTCACCCCGTCGTCGCGCAGGTCGCGGATGAGCTGCCAGATCTCCCGGCGCCCGTGCGGATCCAGCCCGGTCGTCGGCTCGTCGAGGAACACGATCTCGGGCCGTCCGACGATCGCCATCGCCAGCGACAGCCGCTGCTTCTGACCGCCCGAGAGCCGCCGGTACGGCGTACGCCCGCAGGTACCCAGGTCGAGCCGCTCGATCAGCTCCGGGAGCTCCAGCGGATGAGCGTGCAGCCCCGCCACGTACCGCAGCATCTCGAGAGCCCGTACGCCGGACCAGGCACCGCCTTCCTGGAGCATCACCCCGATCCGCGGCATCAGTTCGTCGTGGTCTGCGATCGGATCCAGCCCGAGGACCCGGACCTGGCCCGAGTCGGGCCGCCGGAACCCCTCGCAGCTCTCCACCGTGGTGGTCTTGCCGGCCCCGTTGGGGCCGAGGACGGACGTCACTGTTCCGCCGGTTACGGTGAGAGTGAGGCCGTCGACCGCGGTCTTCTCGCCGTACCGGACGACGAGGTTGTCGATCTCGACTGCGACTGGCACGTGTGCAGTGTAGGAAACGCCCAGGCGTGACCCTGCTCACGGTCACCTTCCGGCGCAGGCGAGGCTTCGCGAACCGGTTAGGGGAGCCTTATTTGAAGGGTCCCGGTAATTACGCGACACTGATGTTGTGAAAACTTCCGCGTCGACCGGTGAGGTGCCCTCGGGCACGGCTGCTGTGGCCGGTCACCTGCGGGACGAGTCCACCAGGGACCGGGTCGCCCGGTCGATCCTGACCAACGGCCCGTCCAGCGCCGCGGTGCTCGCGGAGCGACTGAAGCTGACCCCCGCGGCGGTCCGCCGGCACCTGGACCACCTGCTCGAGGAGGGCCTCGCCGAGGCTCGCGAGGAGCGCGTCTACGGCCCCCGCGGCCGGGGCCGCCCCGCCAAGGTGTTCGTGCTGACCGACTCCGGCCGGCACGCCTTCCACCAGGCGTACGACGACCTGGCGGCCACCGCGCTGCACTTCATCGCCGAAGCCGGCGGGGAAGCGGCAGTCACGGAGTTCGCCCGGCGCCGCGTGGCCGACGTGGAGACGAAGTACCGGCAGCTGCTCGAAGCGGCTCCGGAGGAGAAGAAGGCGGAGGTGCTCGCCCAGGCGCTCAGCGTCGACGGCTATGCCGCCTCCACCCTGCAAGCCGGTGCCGGCGAGCAGCTCTGCCAGCACCACTGCCCGGTCGCGCACGTGGCCGAGCAGTTCCCCCAGTTGTGCGAGGCCGAGACCGAGGTGTTCTCCCGCCTGCTCGGCAAGCACGTCCAGCGACTCGCCACCATCGCTCACGGTGACGGTGTCTGTACCACTCACATCCCTGGCGCTGCCACCAAAGCACAGCCAGTTACCTCTGTATCCGACAGCGAATCTGCGAGGACTGCACGATGACGCAAACCGCTCACCCGGAGCTCGACGGGCTCGGCACGTACAAGTTCGGCTGGTCCGACAGCGACGCTGCCGGTTCCGTGGCCAAGCGCGGCCTCAGCGCGGAGGTGGTGCAAGGCATCTCGACGCTGAAGAGTGAGCCGGAGTGGATGCTCGACCTGCGGATGAAGGGCCTGAAGCTCTTCGACCGCAAGCCGATGCCGTCGTGGGGTGCGGACCTGTCCGGCATCGACTTCGACAACATCAAGTACTTCGTCCGCTCGACCGAGAAGCAGGCCACCAGCTGGGAGGACCTGCCCGAGGACATCAAGAACACCTACGACAAGCTCGGCATCCCCGAGGCGGAGAAGCAGCGCCTCGTGGCCGGCGTCGCCGCGCAGTACGAGTCGGAGGTCGTCTACCACCAGATCCGCGAGGACCTGGAGGAGCAGGGCGTCATCTTCCTCGACACCGACACCGGCCTGCGCGAGCACCCGGAGCTGTTCAAGGAGTACTTCGGCTCGGTCATCCCGGTCGGCGACAACAAGTTCGCCGCGCTGAACACGGCGGTCTGGTCCGGCGGCTCGTTCATCTACGTCCCCAAGGGCGTCAAGGTGGACATCCCGCTGCAGGCCTACTTCCGGATCAACACCGAGAACATGGGCCAGTTCGAGCGGACGCTGATCATCGTCGACGAGGACGCCTACGTCCACTACGTCGAGGGCTGCACCGCGCCGATCTACAAGTCGGACTCGCTGCACTCCGCGGTGGTCGAGATCATCGTGAAGAAGGGTGCCCGCTGCCGCTACACGACGATCCAGAACTGGTCGAACAACGTCTACAACCTGGTCACCAAGCGCGCCACCTGCGAGGAGGGCGCGACGATGGAGTGGATCGACGGCAACATCGGCTCCAAGGTGACGATGAAGTACCCGGCCGTGTACCTGATGGGCGAGCACGCCAAGGGCGAGACGCTGTCGATCGCGTTCGCCGGCGAGGGCCAGCACCAGGACGCCGGCTCGAAGATGGTGCACAACGCGCCGTACACGTCGAGCTCGATCATCTCCAAGTCCGTCGCCCGCGGTGGCGGCCGGACGTCGTACCGGGGTCTGGTCGAGGTCGCGCCGGGCAGCCACCACAGCAAGTCCACGGTGCGTTGTGACGCGCTGCTGATCGACACGATCAGCCGCTCCG
The Kribbella voronezhensis DNA segment above includes these coding regions:
- a CDS encoding heme o synthase, coding for MTAVDPRPAATTSYPAPLPTDPALEIDQSLVTPGPSVRDVIKAYVGLTKPRIIELLLITTVPVMFLAAGGVPGLGVVAATLLGGILAAGSANTINCVLDRDIDEQMRRTRRRPLPRHAVSPRSATVFGVVLGILATLELGLLVNWLSSLLALAANAFYVFGYTMVLKRRTVQNIVWGGIAGCFPTLIGWTSVTNALAWTPLVLFGVVFFWTPPHTWALAMRYREDYASVDVPMLPVVATPVATARQILAYSIVMVLTSIALWPIGGTGFVYPLAAVVLGVVFLREAFALLARANTGAEGAALRPMRLFHFSNIYLALLFIAAAIDPLLR
- a CDS encoding ScyD/ScyE family protein — protein: MGVRKARIAAVSVVALLGTTLSVAPADAGASHSSLQPVVTGLDGPRGVAVSADGRKVVYSVTDGSVYEAWAFGLNKHIRKLGQVPGGFPPAIDTNVWGVTYALTGGGGPEGDSPPGGATLYKLRPGRSAQVVADIAAYQAHDPDPYDQENAPTESNPFGVAALRDRTVLVSDAAGNDLLRVWPNGSIKTVARIKPRMVKVPSGLPAKDPEGNPLPPAGTPILAEGVATSVTVGTDGYYYLGELRGFPATPGTSEIWRIKPGSVGAVCDPAHPYRGNCQRYADGYTSIVDLGAGPGNKIYVVELAKKSWLQFELNGATAGALFVQYRGGHQRGGYRHELAKGQLNLPGGVGVSRSGVVYVASPVFGPGSVARVRY
- a CDS encoding COX15/CtaA family protein → MSTETAVREDEGVTGFWRFVPEPSLDVVRRWGWASVVANIGIVVTGGLVRLTGSGLGCPTWPSCTDASYVPHSALGIHGAIEFGNRMLGFVVGVIAILTWLVVMRYRPRRTDLRRLATAAALGIPLQAVIGGISVLTGLNPWIVSAHFLVSPIIITLTVSMMRRSRTSPYPHTPPVVRALATACVVAVWLAVALGTLVTGAGPHSGDPDTGRNGFDETVISQLHADVVFGLLGVTIGLVIATRVTATSRALRKLAAWLLAMELLQGAVGFTQYFTGLPWGLVLIHMFFAGVLIALVTAVYGERGTPAT
- a CDS encoding ABC transporter permease, with product MSTTYAPQPGSAPWTRKVLSHARMEFRLLIRNGEQLLLALVIPLGLLLLLGGTGLGDRLPLGDGRAVDLAVPRVLALAVLSSSFTSLAIATGFERRYGVIKRLGASPLSRTGLLAGKIGSVLVIQVIQLAVLAGTGFALGWKPVGGASAVIGVVLMVVCGTAAFASLGLLMSGILRAEATLAAANLLYLLLLVGGGLMTPVDEYPAGMRSVVRLLPSAALANGLANSTIEGVIPWAAALSLTLWAALLAYLVSKTFRWD
- a CDS encoding ABC transporter ATP-binding protein, with product MPVAVEIDNLVVRYGEKTAVDGLTLTVTGGTVTSVLGPNGAGKTTTVESCEGFRRPDSGQVRVLGLDPIADHDELMPRIGVMLQEGGAWSGVRALEMLRYVAGLHAHPLELPELIERLDLGTCGRTPYRRLSGGQKQRLSLAMAIVGRPEIVFLDEPTTGLDPHGRREIWQLIRDLRDDGVTVVLTTHAMDEAEQLSDQVHVVSAGKVIASGTPDVLTEHGAKSLEDVYLALTAKPAKSAESGKEIR
- a CDS encoding helix-turn-helix transcriptional regulator → MPSGTAAVAGHLRDESTRDRVARSILTNGPSSAAVLAERLKLTPAAVRRHLDHLLEEGLAEAREERVYGPRGRGRPAKVFVLTDSGRHAFHQAYDDLAATALHFIAEAGGEAAVTEFARRRVADVETKYRQLLEAAPEEKKAEVLAQALSVDGYAASTLQAGAGEQLCQHHCPVAHVAEQFPQLCEAETEVFSRLLGKHVQRLATIAHGDGVCTTHIPGAATKAQPVTSVSDSESARTAR
- the sufB gene encoding Fe-S cluster assembly protein SufB, whose protein sequence is MTQTAHPELDGLGTYKFGWSDSDAAGSVAKRGLSAEVVQGISTLKSEPEWMLDLRMKGLKLFDRKPMPSWGADLSGIDFDNIKYFVRSTEKQATSWEDLPEDIKNTYDKLGIPEAEKQRLVAGVAAQYESEVVYHQIREDLEEQGVIFLDTDTGLREHPELFKEYFGSVIPVGDNKFAALNTAVWSGGSFIYVPKGVKVDIPLQAYFRINTENMGQFERTLIIVDEDAYVHYVEGCTAPIYKSDSLHSAVVEIIVKKGARCRYTTIQNWSNNVYNLVTKRATCEEGATMEWIDGNIGSKVTMKYPAVYLMGEHAKGETLSIAFAGEGQHQDAGSKMVHNAPYTSSSIISKSVARGGGRTSYRGLVEVAPGSHHSKSTVRCDALLIDTISRSDTYPYVDVREDDVAMGHEATVSKVSDDQLFYLMSRGMAEDEAMAMIVRGFIEPIARELPMEYALELNRLIELQMEGAVG